CTAAAATAACTGCACCATCTTTTTTTAAATAATTTTGAACTATATGCATAAAAATAGAATTAAATTCTAAATTTGAACTTTGTAAAGTTCCTATAGAAATAATAAGATCAAATTTACCTAGATTTAATTCATCTAAACAATTAATATCATGTACATAAAACTTTACATTTTTATCTTCTTTGAACTTTTCACTAGCACTTTTTATAGCAGAAGAACAATAATCAATCCCAGTAAACTCAATATTTTTAAACTCTTCGTTGAAAGCACTTTTTATTAATTCAAATTCTTCAGCATTGTTTACACCTAAATTTAAAACTCTTTTTCTTTTTTCAATTTTTGTATTCTTTAAAGCTTGCAGATATGAATAAAAAAACTCCGGCTCTTCATTTTTATTAATTCTTGAAAATTCAGAAGTAACCCCATATTTTTCTTCAACCTCTTTGATTGAATGAAAACTCTTTTCTTCTAGCTTTATGAAACTTAGCTCAACAAAATGTTTATCAACTATTTTAGGAGTCATCATTCTAAAATAAAATTTCTCTGCTAAATCATTCCAAGACTTATATGACCTTGAAATATACTCTTTTTCATCAATTATTATTATTTCCCCTGCATAATTATTTAAACATAAATCTGGATTAATAACATTTATTTTTATTATTTCTTCATTTTTTTTATTATTAAAAAAAGTATAAATCTCAATTAAAGGTTGATTTGTAAAAAAATTTTTCATATTTTTCCATTTTTTATAGGAAGTATATCTAAGTTTAACTACTAAAAAGTTATAATTTTATACATTTTTTAGGCTATGTGGGATGATATTTCAAAACGAAAAACAACTTTTAAAAATAATTAAATATACACCTTCCTTTTTTATTATTATTTTATCATTAATAATTATTATTTTTCAATTTATTGATAAGAACCAAACATTTGAAAAAGAAAAAAATAGAATTACACAAGAATACATAGAAGAGAATAAAAAAATCATTGAAACAAGAGTTAATTCAACATATGATTTTATTGTAAGAGAAAAACAAAATACTCAACAAGAATTAGAACACTCTTTAAAAAATGCAGTTGAGAATGCTTATTCAATTGCTAACTCAATATATCAAAAGAACAAAGATAAAGAACCTGCTTTAATAAAAAAACTTATAATTGATGCCTTAAGAGATATTAGATTCAATGAAGGAAGAGGATACTATTTTATCTATGAAAAAAGTGGAAAGAATTTACTACTTCCTTATAAAGAAGAGTGGGAAGGTAAAAATCTAATAAATCATCAAGATTCAAAAGGAACTTATATTATTCAAGATATGAAAGAAATTCTTTCTAAAAAAGATGAAACTTTCTATTCTTGGTATTGGTATAATCCTAAAAAACCAGATATTATGAGAGAAAAACTTGGTTTCGTAAAGAACTTTACACCTTTTGATTGGTTTATAGGTACAGGAGAATATGTAAAAGAGTTTGAAAAACGAGTTCAAGAAAAAGTTTTAGGACATATTAAGAAATTAAGATTTGGTAAAAATGGGTATATCTTTATAATCACTTATGACTCTATTTATTTAAGCCACATAAAAAAAGAGTATATAGGCAATGATGCTATAACTAATAACGACACAGAAAAAGTAAAAAGTGTAATTGATAAGTTAATAGAAATATCAAAAAAAGGTCAAGGTTTTTATGAATATATTCAGCATACAAAACCTGATGGAACAGAATCTATTAAAAAAATTAGTTATGTAAAAGGATTAGAAGATTGGCAATGGGTTGTAGGAACAGGTTTTTATGAAGATGAATTAAAAGAAGCAATTAATAGAAAAAAAGAGGAGATAGAAAATAAATATAAAGAGAGTTTTTATAATACCTTAAAAGTATCTATTTTCTTAGCAATTTTCTTACTTATTAGTTCTATTTATTTTTCAAAAGTTTTACAAAGAAAATTTAAAAAATATAAAAATGAAATTAGACAACATCTATTAGAAAATACTAGACAACAAAATATCTTAGCTCAACAATCAAAAATGGCAGCAATGGGCGAAATGATAGGAAATATTGCTCATCAATGGAGACAACCACTTTCTACTATCTCTACAACAGCAACAGGATTAAAACTTCAAAAAGAACTAGGAATCCTAGATGAAAGCTTTTTAGAAGATAGTCTTGAAGGAATCAATAATTCAGCACAATATTTATCTAAAACTATTGATGACTTTAGAAACTTTTTTAGAATAGATAAAAATAAAATAGAGTTCTCTATTCAGAAAGCTTTAGATAAAGCTTTATCATTAGTTTATGTACAATTCCATAATAAAGATATTGAAATTATAAAAAATAGTTTTGATATGAATATTACAAATTTAGAAAATGAATTTATCCAAGTAGTAATAAATATTTTAAACAATGCGAGAGATGAACTTATAAAAAAAGAGTCTTCATATAAAAAATATATTTTTATAAATGTCTCAAAAAAAGGCAAACTTCTTAAAATAAATATTAAAGATAATGCTGGAGGAATAAAAGAAGATATTATTTCAAGAATCTTTGAACCTTATTTTACAACAAAACATAAAGCACAAGGTACAGGAATAGGTTTATATATGAGTCAAGAGATTATTACTAAAAATATGAATGGTGAAATCTTTGTTGAAAATATCTCTTTCAACTATAATAATATTGATTATAAAGGTGCTTCTTTTATTATTTATCTACCATGTGATAATTAATATACTCTTTGTTATTGACTTGCAACTAATTAATGCTATAATTTTTCTATGAAAGATAAAATTTATGTAATAGACACAAATATTATTTTGCAAAATATGCAAAATCTAAATAGAATCTCAGATAACAGCACAAATACAATTGTAATCCCAGAAACTGTTTTATTAGAACTTGAAGACAAAAAAAAGTTAACTAATGAGCTAGGATTTTATTCAAGAGAGTTTGCAAGACTTTTAGCAAAAATGAAAATAAAAGAAGTTGATTATAAACTAGGCTTTAAAGTTGTAAAACTTTATAATGATGAACTAACTTTACATATTATTTCTAAAGATAAATATGAATCAGAAATTGAGCAAACTCATCTTAGTGAAAGTAATGATAAAAGAATAATCGAAGTTGCTGCAATAGCACAAGATTATTATAAAGGTCATCAAACTATCTTTTTATCTTTAGATGTTTATGCAAGAACTTTTGCCCTATTTAAAGGTATTAAAGCTGAAACTCTACATGATGATAAATCTACAGTTCCAGATTTTGAATTTGTAAAATATATAAAACTTGACTCTTCTCTTTTTAATTCTTTAGATAAAGCTGATATAAAAGAGTATGATAAAGAGTACAAAAATGAAAACTTTTGCTATATCTTTGAGAGTGAAGATGGAAACTCTTGCCATGGAATAATTATCAATGAAAAAATAAACCTTTTAAGTGAAGCCGATTTTAAATCCTTACAAGTAAAACCTGTAAATCTAAAACAAAAACTATTTATGAAAGCTATCTTAACAGATATGTTTGATTTACTTGTAATTGATGCAAAAGCTGGTTCAGGTAAAACATTAATGTCTATTGTAAGTGCCATGAGATTAATTGATTTAGGGCATTATGATAAAATTGTTTATGTAAGAAACTCTATTGAATCTCTTGATAAAGGTGCAGATGTAGGATATTTAGCAGGAAATGATGAAAAATTTCGTATTTATAATATGGCACTTCAAGATACTTTAGAATTCATTGCAAAGAAACATCTTAAAAAAAATGAAAGCAGAGAAAATAAAGAGTCAATAGAATCTAAAATCTCTGAGCTTACTTCTAAATATTGTATTGAAACACTTTGGCCTGGAGAAGCAAGAGGTAGAACTCTTTCTAGTGCAGTTGTTATTATGGATGAGTGGCAAAACTCATCAGAGAAAACTACTCAACTTATCTTAAGTAGACTTGATGAATCTTGTATGGCGATTGTAATTGGTTCAAATAGACAAATCGATAATTTATATTTAAATAAATATAATAATGGTCTTACAACTCTTCTAAAACAAACCAGACATAAACATGATGAGATAAATATGTTTGCCATTGAGTTAGAAAAAGCAGTAAGAGGTAAATTTGCTGAATTTACAGAAAGAATATTTGAAAGGAAACACAATACAAAATAGATTAATAAACGATACGATATATAATCATATTCCATATACAAAACTTGAAGATAAAATTTTACAAACAAAAATACTTAATAGGCTACAGTTTATTACACAAAATGCTTTAGCCTATTTCTCTTATCCTTCAATTACAACAAAAAGATTTATTCACTCTTTAGGAACAATGCATTTAAGCTCTTATATCTTTAAAAATTCACTCTTAAATGCAAACAAAGAGACAAAAAATCAGTTTTTAAAAGATTTAAAAAGAGTTATAAAAGCAATAGTTCAAGAAGAGAAATTAAATATCAATTTTGATGATTTAAGTTATTTTGATAATAAAGCTTTATATGAATTTACTATTCCAACAAAAAATAAAAAAGATAGAGCAGTTTATACTATTTTTTTACAAGCAATAAGAATTGCAGGATTAATGCATGATGTAGGACACCTACCTTTTTCTCATCAAATAGAAAATGCTTTAAAAAAAGTATATTATGAAATTTCTAAAAAAGAAAAGCTTGAAGAAAAAGAACTTGAATTTATAAAACTTTATGAGGATATTACTAAAAACTCTACTTTAGTATTACACGAAGCAATAGGAAAAGAGTTAATCAAACTTCTTTTTGAATTTGAAATTTTTGATTTTATAAAAGATAGCAATGAAAAAGAGTTAATTAAGCTTATTAAAACATTATGTATTTATATCTTAGAAGATAGAGTTTACAAAGAGTTTAACTTTTCAACTCTACACAAGATTATTGACTCAACGGTAGATGCTGATAGGCTTGATTATATTAATAGAGATATGCTAGCAAGTGGTTATATTACAGGACCAAGTGATCATATAAGAATTACAAAACAAGCTGTATTAGTAAAAGAAGAAAACTCATACCATCTAAGCTTTTTTGATATGGGATTAATTGATATTGAGCATATGTTAGAGATGAGATTTAACCTTTATAAAAAAGTGATTTATAATCACGGAATTGCAAAAACAGATGCTTTACTAGAAAATGTGGTACAGTTTTTATCTTCAAAGTATTTTGAAAGCAAAGAGAAAAAAACTGATTTTTTAAATGGTATTTCATTACTTTGGGATTTTCAAAAAGAGACAAATACTGATAAAAAACTAGATTTAATCTCAATTTTAGATGAAAACTGGTTAATCTCTTTATTTAAAAATGAGTACTTTACTTTAAAAAATAAAAACACTCTTTCTCACTTAGAAAAAAAGTATAAATACTGTTTTGAAGAAGTACTTTTTGGAAAAAGATTTTTTAGAAGTCCATGGAAGAATTTAAATGAATTTTATAAAGTACTTGGTTTTTCTACTGTTGAAAGATACCAATTTAGAGAGAGTTTTGGTTATATCACTCCTAAAAATTTAGTAAAACTTCAAGGTTTACTTGATAACTTTATAAAAAAATGGGAGAACCAAGAAGAAGAACTATTTTTTACCTATCAAACAGTATCTTTTAAAATAGGTATTCAAAAAGATTTTTCTCTTTATGATTGTGAAAATTTAATCAATTTAGATGAAATCTCAACGCTAAGAAAAAGATTAAAACAATCTATGAGAAATACTGTTCCTTTTTATCTATATACAAATAAAAAAAATATGAATGAAGAGATGAAAGAGGAATTAAAAACTCTAGTACTATCTGTTTTTAAAGATTAATATTGCATTTTGCCAAATATTTTAATCCAAATACTCTTTTTTGATAAAATTAGAAGAAAAAAGGTTTTTAATGATACTTGGCAAA
This sequence is a window from Halarcobacter bivalviorum. Protein-coding genes within it:
- a CDS encoding PhoH family protein; translation: MKDKIYVIDTNIILQNMQNLNRISDNSTNTIVIPETVLLELEDKKKLTNELGFYSREFARLLAKMKIKEVDYKLGFKVVKLYNDELTLHIISKDKYESEIEQTHLSESNDKRIIEVAAIAQDYYKGHQTIFLSLDVYARTFALFKGIKAETLHDDKSTVPDFEFVKYIKLDSSLFNSLDKADIKEYDKEYKNENFCYIFESEDGNSCHGIIINEKINLLSEADFKSLQVKPVNLKQKLFMKAILTDMFDLLVIDAKAGSGKTLMSIVSAMRLIDLGHYDKIVYVRNSIESLDKGADVGYLAGNDEKFRIYNMALQDTLEFIAKKHLKKNESRENKESIESKISELTSKYCIETLWPGEARGRTLSSAVVIMDEWQNSSEKTTQLILSRLDESCMAIVIGSNRQIDNLYLNKYNNGLTTLLKQTRHKHDEINMFAIELEKAVRGKFAEFTERIFERKHNTK
- a CDS encoding HD domain-containing protein, whose protein sequence is MKGNTIQNRLINDTIYNHIPYTKLEDKILQTKILNRLQFITQNALAYFSYPSITTKRFIHSLGTMHLSSYIFKNSLLNANKETKNQFLKDLKRVIKAIVQEEKLNINFDDLSYFDNKALYEFTIPTKNKKDRAVYTIFLQAIRIAGLMHDVGHLPFSHQIENALKKVYYEISKKEKLEEKELEFIKLYEDITKNSTLVLHEAIGKELIKLLFEFEIFDFIKDSNEKELIKLIKTLCIYILEDRVYKEFNFSTLHKIIDSTVDADRLDYINRDMLASGYITGPSDHIRITKQAVLVKEENSYHLSFFDMGLIDIEHMLEMRFNLYKKVIYNHGIAKTDALLENVVQFLSSKYFESKEKKTDFLNGISLLWDFQKETNTDKKLDLISILDENWLISLFKNEYFTLKNKNTLSHLEKKYKYCFEEVLFGKRFFRSPWKNLNEFYKVLGFSTVERYQFRESFGYITPKNLVKLQGLLDNFIKKWENQEEELFFTYQTVSFKIGIQKDFSLYDCENLINLDEISTLRKRLKQSMRNTVPFYLYTNKKNMNEEMKEELKTLVLSVFKD
- a CDS encoding cache domain-containing protein; its protein translation is MIFQNEKQLLKIIKYTPSFFIIILSLIIIIFQFIDKNQTFEKEKNRITQEYIEENKKIIETRVNSTYDFIVREKQNTQQELEHSLKNAVENAYSIANSIYQKNKDKEPALIKKLIIDALRDIRFNEGRGYYFIYEKSGKNLLLPYKEEWEGKNLINHQDSKGTYIIQDMKEILSKKDETFYSWYWYNPKKPDIMREKLGFVKNFTPFDWFIGTGEYVKEFEKRVQEKVLGHIKKLRFGKNGYIFIITYDSIYLSHIKKEYIGNDAITNNDTEKVKSVIDKLIEISKKGQGFYEYIQHTKPDGTESIKKISYVKGLEDWQWVVGTGFYEDELKEAINRKKEEIENKYKESFYNTLKVSIFLAIFLLISSIYFSKVLQRKFKKYKNEIRQHLLENTRQQNILAQQSKMAAMGEMIGNIAHQWRQPLSTISTTATGLKLQKELGILDESFLEDSLEGINNSAQYLSKTIDDFRNFFRIDKNKIEFSIQKALDKALSLVYVQFHNKDIEIIKNSFDMNITNLENEFIQVVINILNNARDELIKKESSYKKYIFINVSKKGKLLKINIKDNAGGIKEDIISRIFEPYFTTKHKAQGTGIGLYMSQEIITKNMNGEIFVENISFNYNNIDYKGASFIIYLPCDN
- a CDS encoding class I SAM-dependent methyltransferase, whose amino-acid sequence is MKNFFTNQPLIEIYTFFNNKKNEEIIKINVINPDLCLNNYAGEIIIIDEKEYISRSYKSWNDLAEKFYFRMMTPKIVDKHFVELSFIKLEEKSFHSIKEVEEKYGVTSEFSRINKNEEPEFFYSYLQALKNTKIEKRKRVLNLGVNNAEEFELIKSAFNEEFKNIEFTGIDYCSSAIKSASEKFKEDKNVKFYVHDINCLDELNLGKFDLIISIGTLQSSNLEFNSIFMHIVQNYLKKDGAVILGFPNCRWVGGEVIYGAKAPNYSFCEQSLLYKDAFFCKKYLQQKKFRVTLTGKYYTLLTATSIRTS